The Streptomyces sp. NL15-2K genome contains a region encoding:
- a CDS encoding acyl-CoA dehydrogenase family protein, whose amino-acid sequence MTTADWIATARAVAADLAQDAAARDKANKPPFEEAERLRAAGLLTLLVPAEYGGGGADWRTAYAIIREIAAGDGSIGQLLGYHYLLSWNPRFFGEPATVERLERAAAGGQWLWGGAFNPRDPDVTLTPDGDGFRLDGRKSFATGARVADRLVVGATRTHTGEPVVVFLDPAHPGVVRNDDWDNFGQRLSASGSVEFDAVPVAADDVFGSLAQDEGTLSPFATLVTPAIQLVFVHFYLGIAEGALAAAADYTRTTTRPWLLSDVESATQDPYTLATYGELAVSARSVRVLADHAAEAVQRGLDRGPDLTADERGEIAVTVATAKVAATKAALDITARILEVTGARSTASAHGFDRFWRNARTHTLHDPVAYKLREVGDHFLNGTHPPFTLYT is encoded by the coding sequence ATGACCACTGCTGACTGGATCGCCACCGCCCGCGCCGTGGCGGCCGACCTCGCTCAGGACGCCGCCGCACGCGACAAGGCCAACAAGCCGCCCTTCGAGGAGGCCGAACGGCTGCGCGCGGCCGGACTGCTCACGCTCCTCGTGCCGGCCGAGTACGGCGGCGGGGGAGCGGACTGGCGCACCGCCTACGCCATCATCCGTGAGATCGCCGCCGGGGACGGCTCGATCGGCCAACTCCTCGGCTACCACTACCTGTTGTCGTGGAACCCCCGCTTCTTCGGCGAGCCCGCCACCGTCGAACGCCTGGAGCGCGCCGCCGCCGGGGGCCAGTGGCTGTGGGGCGGAGCCTTCAACCCTCGCGACCCCGACGTGACCCTGACCCCGGACGGCGACGGCTTCCGGCTCGACGGGCGCAAGTCCTTCGCCACCGGCGCCCGCGTGGCCGACCGGCTCGTCGTCGGCGCCACGCGCACCCACACGGGCGAACCCGTCGTCGTCTTCCTCGACCCAGCACACCCCGGAGTCGTACGGAACGACGACTGGGACAACTTCGGGCAGCGGCTGTCGGCCAGCGGCAGCGTGGAGTTCGACGCCGTGCCGGTGGCGGCCGACGACGTCTTCGGTTCCCTCGCCCAGGACGAGGGAACCCTGTCCCCGTTCGCCACCCTCGTCACCCCCGCGATCCAGCTGGTCTTCGTCCACTTCTACCTGGGCATCGCCGAGGGCGCGCTCGCCGCCGCGGCCGACTACACCCGTACCACCACCCGCCCCTGGCTGCTGTCGGACGTCGAGTCGGCCACCCAGGACCCGTACACGCTGGCCACCTACGGTGAACTGGCGGTCTCCGCACGGTCGGTGCGGGTTCTGGCCGACCACGCGGCCGAAGCGGTCCAGCGCGGCCTCGACCGAGGCCCGGACCTCACCGCCGACGAACGCGGCGAGATCGCCGTCACCGTCGCCACCGCCAAGGTCGCCGCCACCAAGGCCGCCCTCGACATCACCGCCCGGATCCTCGAGGTCACCGGCGCCCGGTCCACCGCCTCCGCGCACGGCTTCGACCGGTTCTGGCGCAACGCCCGCACCCACACCCTGCACGATCCGGTCGCCTACAAGCTGCGCGAGGTCGGCGACCACTTCCTCAACGGCACCCACCCGCCGTTCACCCTCTACACGTAA
- a CDS encoding LLM class flavin-dependent oxidoreductase, producing MSLTFHWFLPTNGDSRHVVGGGHGTPATESGRDRPPTVAYLSQIARAAEDLGFVGALTPTGAWCEDAWLTTAMVSQQTERLKFLVAFRPGFVSPTLAAQMASTFQRQTGGRLLLNVVTGGESHEQRAYGDFLDKDARYRRTGEFLQIVRGLWEGKTVGLDGEHLRVEEATLARLPDPVPEVYFGGSSPAAGEVAAQYVDVYLTWGEPPAQVAEKIAWIRRLAAEKGRTLRFGIRLHVITRDTSEQAWAEANRLVEGFDPETVRSVQAGLARSESEGQQRMLSLHGGGNRDGLEIHPNLWAGIGLVRGGAGTALVGSHDEVAERIKEYHALGIEEFILSGYPHLEEAYWFGEGVLPRLQAQGLWQHPFGRQTAPSAQVPFAGAGSPR from the coding sequence GTGTCCCTCACCTTCCACTGGTTCCTGCCCACCAACGGCGACAGCCGTCACGTCGTCGGCGGCGGCCACGGCACCCCCGCCACGGAGTCCGGGCGCGACCGGCCGCCGACGGTCGCCTACCTGAGCCAGATCGCCCGCGCGGCCGAGGACCTCGGCTTCGTCGGCGCGCTCACCCCCACCGGCGCCTGGTGCGAGGACGCGTGGCTGACCACCGCCATGGTCAGCCAGCAGACGGAGCGGCTGAAGTTCCTGGTCGCCTTCCGTCCCGGTTTCGTCTCGCCGACGCTGGCCGCGCAGATGGCGTCCACCTTCCAACGGCAGACCGGCGGACGGCTCCTGCTCAACGTCGTCACCGGCGGCGAGAGCCACGAGCAGCGCGCCTACGGCGACTTCCTGGACAAGGACGCGCGCTATCGCCGTACCGGCGAATTCCTTCAGATCGTCCGGGGGCTGTGGGAAGGCAAGACCGTCGGTCTGGACGGCGAGCACCTCCGGGTCGAGGAAGCGACGCTGGCCCGGCTGCCCGACCCGGTGCCGGAGGTGTACTTCGGCGGCTCGTCGCCCGCCGCCGGGGAGGTGGCTGCCCAGTACGTGGACGTGTACCTCACGTGGGGCGAGCCGCCCGCGCAGGTCGCGGAGAAGATCGCCTGGATCAGGCGGCTGGCGGCCGAGAAGGGCCGTACCCTCCGCTTCGGCATCCGGTTGCACGTCATCACGCGGGACACCTCCGAGCAGGCCTGGGCGGAAGCGAACCGCCTCGTCGAGGGCTTCGACCCGGAGACGGTGAGGTCGGTGCAGGCCGGGCTCGCCCGCAGCGAGTCCGAGGGCCAGCAGCGCATGCTCTCCCTGCACGGCGGCGGAAACCGGGACGGTCTCGAGATCCATCCCAACCTCTGGGCGGGGATCGGCCTGGTGCGCGGCGGTGCGGGCACTGCCCTGGTCGGCAGCCATGACGAGGTCGCCGAGCGGATCAAGGAGTACCACGCCCTGGGCATCGAGGAGTTCATCCTCTCCGGCTACCCGCACCTCGAGGAGGCGTACTGGTTCGGCGAGGGCGTCCTGCCGAGGCTCCAGGCACAGGGCTTGTGGCAGCACCCCTTCGGCCGGCAGACCGCCCCCTCCGCCCAGGTCCCCTTCGCCGGTGCCGGGAGCCCGCGATGA
- a CDS encoding SfnB family sulfur acquisition oxidoreductase: MTHVIADDAEAVAVAAELAAKFVREAALRDAERILPRAELDEVSDSGLLGITVPRSHGGAQVSTRTLGEVVRLLSAADASIGQIPQNHFFFVEVLKENGTTEQHDFYYAELLAGRRFGNALAEKGTKHALEFATRIQPRPDGSYTLTGTKNYATGALFAHWIPVFALAPDDRLTAAFVPYDAPDVTVVDDWDGIGQRGTASGTVRFTDVHVPADRVVPHHLTFERPEVFGAFGQFIHAAVDTGIARAALEEGGELIRTIARPWGESGADRAGEEPLVIQKFGELALLVRAAEALLDRAGAAIDAARRAPADDELAAEASLAVAAARAQADTAALTVANDVFALVGTRSVTGGRGLDRHWRNARTHTLHDPRRWKIQHLGNHALNGVHPPANGIV, encoded by the coding sequence ATGACGCATGTGATCGCCGACGACGCCGAAGCGGTCGCCGTCGCCGCGGAACTGGCCGCCAAGTTCGTCCGCGAGGCCGCCCTGCGCGACGCCGAACGCATCCTGCCCCGCGCCGAACTGGACGAGGTGTCCGACTCCGGACTCCTTGGCATCACCGTGCCCCGCTCCCACGGCGGCGCCCAGGTCAGCACCCGCACCCTCGGCGAGGTCGTGCGGCTGCTGTCGGCGGCCGACGCCAGCATCGGCCAGATCCCGCAGAACCACTTCTTCTTCGTGGAGGTGCTGAAGGAGAACGGTACGACGGAGCAGCACGACTTCTACTACGCCGAGCTGCTGGCGGGGCGCAGATTCGGCAACGCCCTGGCCGAGAAGGGCACCAAGCACGCGCTGGAGTTCGCCACCCGCATTCAGCCCCGGCCCGACGGCTCGTACACCCTGACCGGCACCAAGAACTACGCCACCGGCGCCCTGTTCGCCCACTGGATCCCGGTCTTCGCGCTCGCCCCGGACGACCGCCTCACCGCCGCCTTCGTGCCGTACGACGCCCCCGACGTCACCGTCGTCGACGACTGGGACGGCATCGGGCAGCGCGGCACCGCCAGCGGCACCGTACGGTTCACGGACGTGCACGTGCCCGCCGACCGGGTCGTGCCCCATCACCTCACCTTCGAGCGGCCCGAAGTCTTCGGTGCCTTCGGGCAGTTCATCCACGCGGCCGTCGACACCGGCATCGCCCGCGCCGCGCTGGAGGAGGGCGGCGAGCTGATCCGGACCATCGCCCGGCCGTGGGGGGAGTCGGGTGCCGACCGCGCCGGCGAGGAGCCGCTGGTGATCCAGAAGTTCGGCGAGCTGGCCCTGCTCGTGCGCGCCGCCGAGGCACTGCTCGACCGGGCCGGTGCCGCCATCGACGCCGCCCGCCGCGCCCCAGCCGACGACGAACTCGCCGCGGAGGCCTCCCTGGCCGTGGCCGCCGCCCGCGCCCAGGCGGACACGGCGGCGCTGACCGTGGCGAACGACGTCTTCGCCCTCGTCGGAACCCGGTCCGTGACCGGCGGCCGCGGCCTGGACCGGCACTGGCGCAACGCCCGCACCCACACCCTGCACGACCCGCGCCGCTGGAAGATCCAGCACCTCGGCAACCACGCCCTCAACGGCGTCCACCCGCCGGCCAACGGAATCGTCTGA